A single region of the Gephyromycinifex aptenodytis genome encodes:
- the fahA gene encoding fumarylacetoacetase, giving the protein MTDTIRLHVPENSGFGMSNLPYGVYSVGDGVKRVATRVGDNVVDLAMLLPQEEEVFACEHLNAFMAQGYQRWVQVREAIRSAVGGEVPAAAVHPVSQVKMHLPFVVADYVDFYASENHASNLGRLFRPDNPDPLMPNWKHLPVGYHGRSSTIVVSGVDVVRPCGQRKGPNDPAPVFGPSTRLDIEAEMGFVVGAGNEMGTCIGTDEAEQHLFGAVIFNDWSARDIQAWEYVPLGPNLGKSFASSISPWVVPMLALKQAHCATPVQDPEPLPYLHMEEPWGLDIALEVEWNGEVVSRPPYSTMYWSPAQMLAHTTVNGAATRTGDVFASGTISGPDKNERGAFIELTWGGKEPITVGGQERTFVLDGDTITLRASAPGEGGERIDFGEVTTTIRPATC; this is encoded by the coding sequence ATGACCGACACCATCCGCCTGCATGTCCCCGAGAATTCGGGGTTCGGCATGTCCAACCTGCCTTATGGGGTGTATTCGGTCGGTGACGGCGTTAAGCGGGTCGCAACCCGAGTCGGGGACAACGTCGTCGACCTGGCCATGCTGCTGCCGCAGGAGGAAGAGGTTTTCGCCTGCGAACACCTCAACGCGTTCATGGCTCAGGGCTACCAGCGCTGGGTTCAGGTACGTGAGGCGATCCGCTCAGCGGTCGGCGGGGAGGTTCCGGCAGCGGCGGTGCACCCGGTCTCGCAGGTAAAGATGCACCTGCCGTTCGTGGTGGCGGACTACGTCGACTTCTACGCCAGCGAGAACCACGCCTCGAACTTGGGCCGGTTGTTCCGACCTGACAACCCCGACCCGTTGATGCCGAACTGGAAGCACCTTCCGGTGGGTTACCACGGCCGGTCCAGCACCATCGTCGTCTCCGGGGTGGACGTGGTGCGCCCGTGCGGGCAGCGCAAGGGTCCCAACGACCCGGCGCCGGTCTTCGGGCCCTCGACTCGGCTGGACATCGAGGCCGAGATGGGTTTCGTGGTGGGGGCCGGGAACGAGATGGGCACCTGCATCGGTACGGATGAGGCCGAGCAGCACCTCTTCGGTGCCGTGATCTTCAACGACTGGTCCGCGCGCGACATCCAGGCCTGGGAGTACGTGCCGCTCGGCCCGAACTTGGGCAAGAGCTTTGCGAGTTCGATCTCCCCATGGGTGGTGCCGATGCTGGCGTTGAAGCAGGCGCACTGCGCCACCCCGGTGCAGGACCCCGAACCGCTGCCGTACCTGCATATGGAAGAGCCGTGGGGGCTGGACATCGCGCTGGAGGTGGAGTGGAACGGCGAGGTCGTCTCCCGGCCGCCGTACTCCACGATGTACTGGTCACCGGCACAGATGCTCGCGCACACCACCGTCAACGGCGCCGCCACCCGCACCGGCGACGTGTTCGCCTCGGGCACGATCTCAGGCCCGGACAAGAATGAGCGTGGCGCGTTCATCGAGTTGACCTGGGGCGGTAAAGAGCCGATCACGGTCGGCGGGCAGGAACGCACCTTCGTGCTCGACGGGGACACGATCACCCTGCGCGCCAGCGCCCCCGGCGAGGGCGGGGAACGCATCGACTTCGGTGAGGTCACCACCACGATCCGCCCGGCGACCTGCTGA